One Euphorbia lathyris chromosome 1, ddEupLath1.1, whole genome shotgun sequence DNA segment encodes these proteins:
- the LOC136211078 gene encoding PLASMODESMATA CALLOSE-BINDING PROTEIN 3-like isoform X1, with amino-acid sequence MPATFLLFFIFCLFHSSETNLLGPYHQDAIGEYREEENARKQVNISCISKSQKDITTPITTVPTIIPTTGTPVVNPNSDPDTALQPMISSGSTTTTTTTGAVSGGGSWCIGSPGASKKALQVALDYACGYGGADCRPIQEGGYCYNPNIIQHHASFAFNNYYQKNPIPSSCNFGGTATITSTDPSTETCKFASTSTSSSVLNTTNSNGSRVFGAVPFTPSTPTTASASAPIQININLLIMTYLIPHYYNVM; translated from the exons ATGCCTGCCActtttttactgtttttcaTCTTTTGTCTCTTCCATTCTTCAG AAACTAATTTGTTGGGTCCATATCATCAAGACGCAATTGGAGAGTATAGGGAAGAAGAGAATGCAAGAAAACAAGTAAACATAAGTTGTATTTCCAAGTCACAAAAGGATATTACAACTCCAATCACAACGGTTCCCACAATAATTCCGACAACCGGAACTCCGGTAGTAAACCCGAATTCAGACCCAGATACGGCATTACAACCGATGATATCTTCGGGGagcacaacaacaacaacaacaacaggaGCGGTATCGGGTGGAGGTAGTTGGTGTATTGGTAGCCCAGGTGCATCAAAGAAGGCATTGCAAGTAGCATTAGACTATGCATGTGGATATGGAGGGGCTGATTGTAGACCAATTCAAGAAGGTGGTTATTGTTACAATCCTAATATAATTCAACATCATGCTTCTTTTGCTTTCAACAATTATTATCAGAAAAATCCAATTCCAAGTAGCTGCAATTTTGGAGGAACTGCTACCATTACTAGCACTGATCCAA GCACAGAAACATGTAAATTTGCATCAACAAGCACAAGCTCATCAGTATTGAACACAACAAATTCAAATGGATCAAGGGTTTTTGGAGCTGTACCTTTCACCCCCTCCACCCCTACTACTGCATCTGCCTCTGCTCCTattcaaattaatattaatcTCTTGATAATGACATATCTAATACCCCACTActataatgtaatgtaa
- the LOC136211078 gene encoding PLASMODESMATA CALLOSE-BINDING PROTEIN 3-like isoform X2 → MPATFLLFFIFCLFHSSDAIGEYREEENARKQVNISCISKSQKDITTPITTVPTIIPTTGTPVVNPNSDPDTALQPMISSGSTTTTTTTGAVSGGGSWCIGSPGASKKALQVALDYACGYGGADCRPIQEGGYCYNPNIIQHHASFAFNNYYQKNPIPSSCNFGGTATITSTDPSTETCKFASTSTSSSVLNTTNSNGSRVFGAVPFTPSTPTTASASAPIQININLLIMTYLIPHYYNVM, encoded by the exons ATGCCTGCCActtttttactgtttttcaTCTTTTGTCTCTTCCATTCTTCAG ACGCAATTGGAGAGTATAGGGAAGAAGAGAATGCAAGAAAACAAGTAAACATAAGTTGTATTTCCAAGTCACAAAAGGATATTACAACTCCAATCACAACGGTTCCCACAATAATTCCGACAACCGGAACTCCGGTAGTAAACCCGAATTCAGACCCAGATACGGCATTACAACCGATGATATCTTCGGGGagcacaacaacaacaacaacaacaggaGCGGTATCGGGTGGAGGTAGTTGGTGTATTGGTAGCCCAGGTGCATCAAAGAAGGCATTGCAAGTAGCATTAGACTATGCATGTGGATATGGAGGGGCTGATTGTAGACCAATTCAAGAAGGTGGTTATTGTTACAATCCTAATATAATTCAACATCATGCTTCTTTTGCTTTCAACAATTATTATCAGAAAAATCCAATTCCAAGTAGCTGCAATTTTGGAGGAACTGCTACCATTACTAGCACTGATCCAA GCACAGAAACATGTAAATTTGCATCAACAAGCACAAGCTCATCAGTATTGAACACAACAAATTCAAATGGATCAAGGGTTTTTGGAGCTGTACCTTTCACCCCCTCCACCCCTACTACTGCATCTGCCTCTGCTCCTattcaaattaatattaatcTCTTGATAATGACATATCTAATACCCCACTActataatgtaatgtaa
- the LOC136205586 gene encoding ribose-phosphate pyrophosphokinase 4, with protein sequence MEKKAELQPPAVKKQVHLFYCADCEDLARKVASQSDLITLQSINWRNFADGFPNLYINNAQEIRGQHVAFLGAFSSPAVIFEQLSVIYALPRLFVASFTLVLPFFPTGSFERMEEEGDVATAFTMARILSNIPISRGGPTSLVIYDIHALQERFYFGDHVLPLFETGIPLLMQRLQQLPDSENIVVAFPDDGAWKRFHKLLDHFPTVVCAKVREGDKRIVRIKEGNPAGCHVVIVDDLVQSGGTLIECQKVLAAHGAAKVSAYVTHGVFPKRSWERFTHKSDETSENAFAYFWITDSCPLTVEAIANKSPFEILSLAGSIADALQI encoded by the exons ATGGAGAAGAAAGCAGAGCTACAGCCTCCGGCGGTGAAGAAGCAAGTGCATCTCTTTTACTGCGCCGACTGCGAAGACCTTGCCCGTAAAGTTGCCTCTCAATCCGACCTCATCACTCTTCAATCCATCAACTGGAg GAATTTTGCTGATGGATTTCCAAATCTTTATATAAACAATGCACAAGAAATAAGAGGTCAACATGTTGCCTTTCTCGGGGCTTTTAGTTCCCCTGCAGTTATATTTGAGCAACTTTCTGTCATTTATGCGCTCCCGCGACTTTTTGTTGCTTCCTTCACTCTAGTTTTGCCTTTCTTTCCAACTGGTTCCTTTGAACGAATGGAAGAAGAGGGGGATGTTGCAACTGCATTTACTATGGCAAGGATATTATCAAATATTCCCATATCAAGGGGTGGTCCCACTAGTCTAGTCATCTATGATATACATGCTCTACAG GAAAGATTTTATTTTGGAGACCATGTTTTGCCGTTGTTTGAGACTGGGATTCCTCTACTGATGCAACGTCTTCAACAACTTCCGGATTCTGAGAAT ATTGTTGTTGCATTTCCTGATGATGGAGCTTGGAAGCGGTTCCACAAGCTGTTAGATCATTTTCCAACG GTGGTGTGCGCAAAGGTTCGTGAAGGTGATAAGAGGATAGTTCGTATAAAAGAGGGAAATCCTGCTGGTTGTCATGTGGTAATTGTTGATGATTTGGTGCAGTCAGGAGGTACCCTAATTGAGTGTCAg AAAGTATTGGCAGCTCATGGTGCAGCTAAGGTGAGTGCATACGTCACCCATGGCGTGTTTCCAAAGCGATCTTGGGAGCGATTTACTCACAAAAGTGATG AAACCTCAGAGAACGCATTTGCCTACTTTTGGATCACAGATTCATGCCCTCTAACTGTTGAGGCAATAGCAAATAAATCTCCGTTTGAAATTTTAAGTCTGGCCGGGTCCATTGCTGATGCTCTCCAAATTTGA